The Choristoneura fumiferana chromosome 10, NRCan_CFum_1, whole genome shotgun sequence genome has a segment encoding these proteins:
- the LOC141431548 gene encoding uncharacterized protein: MLCLKKIAFVLSIVFILDVSGNLIRTSDEVITKDVPVPKAEKNEIEDIDVNVPAPVDEVPVDKVQVDDKSKPCTEIGQFCINHSDCCSNSCLGYMRRCVSGSG; encoded by the exons ATGCTTTGCCTCAAGAAAATAGCTTTTGTCCTGTCCATTGTATTCATTTTGGACGTGAGCGGTAACCTGATAAGGACGAGTGATGAAGTTATAACGAAAGATGTTCCTGTGCCAAAGGCCGAGAAAAATGAGATAGAAGATATTGATGTCAATGTTCCGGCTCCCGTTGATGAAGTCCCAGTTGATAAAGTACAAGTTGATGATAAATCAAAACCATGTACCGAAATAGGACAATTT TGCATCAACCACTCAGACTGCTGCTCCAACTCGTGTCTTGGTTACATGAGGCGCTGCGTCTCGGGCTCTGGATAG